A section of the Carya illinoinensis cultivar Pawnee chromosome 12, C.illinoinensisPawnee_v1, whole genome shotgun sequence genome encodes:
- the LOC122288843 gene encoding cyclic nucleotide-gated ion channel 4-like, giving the protein MASHEQEISRAYSRTHSMTDDDHSDSEEEEQLAEEEEEEDEKKSSSRGDCKNLYFMCGSRRRGGWSLGQVLDPRARWVQEWNRVFLLVCATGLFVDPLFFYALSISDTCMCLFVDGWFAITVTVLRCMTDVLHVWNMWLQLKMANRSSAVAGTTTGLRDTSAGTVALQYLKAKKGFFFDLFVILPLPQVVLWVAIPSLLERGQVTIVMTVYLIIFLFQYLPKIYHSVCLLRRMQSFSGYIFGTVWWGIALNLIAYFVASHAAGACWYLLGIQRATKCLKELCRATNGCGLSMLSCKEPIYYGTTSMVSERARLAWAENKQARSTCLESADNYEYGAYKWTVQIVTNDSRLEKILFPIFWGLMTLSTFGSLESTTEWLEVAFNIIVLTSGLLLVTMLIGNIKVFLHATTSKKQAMQLKMRNIEWWMKKRRLPQGFRQRVRNYERQRWAAMRGVDECEMISNLPVGLRRDIKYHLCLDLVRQVPLFQHMDDLVLENICDRVKSLIFTKGETITREGDPVQRMLFIVRGHLQSSQVLRDGVKSCCMLGPGNFSGDELLSWCLRRPFIERLPPSSSTLVTIETTEAFGLEADDVKYVTQHFRYTFVNEKVKRSARYYSPGWRTWAAVAIQLSWRRYKHRLTLNSLSFIRPRRPVSRCSSMGEDRLRLYTALLTSPKPDQDDFFDY; this is encoded by the exons atgGCTAGCCATGAGCAAGAAATCTCACGTGCTTATTCACGCACGCACTCCATGACTGATGACGACCACAGCGATAGTGAAGAAGAAGAGCAACTGgctgaagaagaagaggaggaggatgaAAAAAAAAGCAGCTCGCGTGGTGACTGTAAAAACTTGTATTTCATGTGCGGGTCTCGCCGGAGGGGAGGCTGGTCACTGGGGCAGGTCTTGGACCCGAGAGCCAGGTGGGTTCAAGAATGGAACAGGGTGTTCCTTCTGGTTTGCGCCACGGGGCTTTTCGTAGACCCTCTTTTCTTCTACGCGCTGTCCATAAGCGACACCTGCATGTGCCTCTTCGTAGACGGGTGGTTCGCCATCACCGTCACAGTGCTCCGGTGCATGACCGACGTCTTGCATGTCTGGAACATGTGGTTACAGCTCAAAATGGCAAACCGGTCCTCTGCAGTGGCTGGAACGACGACTGGGCTCAGGGACACCAGTGCTGGCACCGTGGCTCTCCAGTACTTGAAGGCCAAGAAGGGCTTTTTCTTTGATCTCTTTGTGATTCTTCCTCTTCCACAG GTGGTTTTATGGGTAGCCATTCCGTCGCTGCTGGAAAGAGGGCAAGTCACCATTGTGATGACAGTGTACTTGATCATATTTCTTTTCCAGTATCTACCGAAGATCTACCATTCTGTCTGCCTCTTACGTCGCATGCAAAGCTTCTCTGGCTACATTTTTGGAACAGTTTGGTGGGGAATAGCCCTCAACTTGATTGCATATTTTGTAGCCTCGCAT GCAGCGGGAGCATGTTGGTACCTGCTGGGAATCCAAAGAGCTACAAAATGCCTGAAAGAGCTATGCAGAGCAACAAATGGTTGTGGGTTAAGTATGCTATCTTGCAAAGAACCTATTTATTATGGAACAACAAGCATGGTGAGCGAGAGAGCTAGATTGGCTTGGGCAGAGAACAAACAGGCTAGGTCTACTTGCTTAGAAAGCGCCGATAATTATGAGTATGGAGCTTATAAATGGACTGTTCAAATTGTTACCAACGATAGCCGCTTGGAAAAGAttctttttcccatcttttgGGGCCTAATGACTCTAAG CACTTTTGGGAGCTTGGAGAGCACTACAGAATGGTTAGAGGTTGCTTTTAATATCATCGTTCTTACCAGTGGACTCCTTTTGGTCACCATGTTGATTGGAAATATCAAg GTGTTCTTGCACGCAACAACGTCGAAGAAACAAGCAATGCAATTGAAAATGAGGAATATAGAGTGGTGGATGAAGAAGAGGCGGTTGCCTCAGGGGTTCAGGCAGCGTGTTCGTAACTATGAGAGGCAACGATGGGCGGCTATGCGTGGTGTTGATGAATGCGAGATGATAAGCAATCTCCCCGTTGGCCTTAGGAGGGACATCAAGTATCATCTCTGCTTGGACTTGGTTAGACAG GTGCCATTGTTCCAGCACATGGATGATCTGGTCCTAGAGAACATATGCGACCGCGTGAAGTCCCTCATATTCACCAAGGGAGAAACT ATTACCAGAGAGGGCGATCCAGTTCAAAGAATGCTATTTATAGTAAGGGGTCACCTTCAAAGCAGCCAAGTTCTTCGAGATGGCGTCAAGAGTTGCTGCATGTTAGGCCCCGGAAACTTCAGTGGGGATGAGCTTCTTTCCTGGTGCCTCAGACGACCCTTTATCGAAAGGCTTCCACCGTCTTCATCAACACTAGTCACCATCGAAACCACAGAAGCATTTGGGCTGGAAGCGGATGATGTGAAATATGTCACGCAGCACTTTCGTTACACATTTGTGAACGAGAAGGTTAAGAGGAGCGCCAGATATTACTCGCCCGGATGGAGAACATGGGCGGCCGTGGCAATTCAATTGTCCTGGAGGAGGTATAAGCACCGGTTAACGCTAAACTCTTTGTCATTTATAAGGCCGAGGAGGCCCGTCTCTCGGTGTTCTTCCATGGGAGAGGACAGGCTCCGGCTTTACACGGCTTTATTAACTTCGCCAAAGCCAGATCAAGATGATTTTTTCGACTATTAA
- the LOC122290022 gene encoding dynein light chain 2, cytoplasmic-like encodes MLEGKAVVGETDMLQTMQQDALDLAAKALDFFDVTEATEIARFIKQDFDKAHGPGWQCIVGTDFGSFVTHCSGCFIYFCIGSLAILLFRGSAGPEAETSQFAALETKA; translated from the exons ATGCTAGAAGGAAAAGCAGTTGTTGGGGAGACTGACATGCTCCAAACCATGCAGCAAGATGCTCTTGATCTAGCAGCGAAAGCGCTCGACTTTTTCGATGTCACTGAGGCCACCGAGATCGCCCGCTTCATAAAACAG GATTTTGATAAGGCGCATGGACCTGGATGGCAATGCATTGTAGGGACAGATTTCGGTTCCTTTGTGACCCATTGCTCTGGCTGTTTCATCTATTTTTGCATAGGCAGCCTTGCAATTTTGCTCTTCAGGGGCTCTGCGGGTCCAGAAGCTGAGACAAGCCAATTTGCAGCTTTGGAGACGAAAGCATGA
- the LOC122289994 gene encoding uncharacterized protein LOC122289994: protein MSPRCFACFCRRSTSKRSSSLRERKNATADVSAEEQRRSGPVFVELFCSQGCSTSPEAELLVSRLGRGDLDGLDLPPVLVLGFHVDYWDYMGWKDPFGSSQWTVRQKAYVEALKLDTIFTPQLVVQGRAHCVGNDENALLAAIKNAPRVPAPTFRATFQRPTSDSLQVSLTGCLRTKVDNRGANVMVALYECGLVTDCLEGENKGRVLSSDFVVRKLQKLYTLKDMPAKKTISGTVNFPLWQGFNSSNCGVAVFVQNSSNQIFGSQNFQLPENL, encoded by the exons ATGTCGCCTCGTTGTTTCGCCTGCTTCTGCAGGCGAAGCACCTCGAAGAGGTCGTCGTCACTAAGGGAACGGAAAAACGCCACGGCAGATGTGTCGGCGGAAGAGCAGCGACGCAGTGGGCCGGTATTTGTGGAGCTGTTCTGCTCGCAGGGCTGCTCCACGTCGCCAGAGGCTGAGCTGTTGGTGTCGAGGCTTGGGAGGGGGGACTTAGATGGGCTGGACCTGCCGCCCGTATTGGTTCTGGGCTTTCACGTGGACTACTGGGATTATATGGGTTGGAAGGACCCGTTTGGGTCCAGCCAGTGGACCGTAAGGCAAAAGGCCTATGTTGAGGCCCTCAAACTCGACACCATTTTCACCCCCCAGCTGGTGGTTCAGGGTAGGGCCCATTGTGTTGGCAACGATGAAAATGCTCTATTGGCCGCCATCAAGAATGCACCCAGAGTTCCTGCTCCCACGTTCCGG GCAACCTTCCAAAGGCCGACGTCGGATTCCTTGCAAGTCTCCCTAACCGGATGTCTAAGGACAAAGGTGGACAATCGTGGTGCCAATGTCATGGTGGCATTGTACGAATGCGGGTTGGTCACAGACTGCCTCGAGGGGGAGAACAAAGGTCGAGTTCTATCCAGTGACTTCGTTGTTAGAAAACTTCAAAAGCTCTACACCCTCAAAGATATGCCTGCCAAGAAGACGATTTCCGGAACTGTAAATTTCCCTTTATGGCAAGGATTCAATAGCAGCAACTGTGGCGTCGCTGTCTTTGTTCAAAATAGCTCTAATCAAATTTTTGGTTCGCAGAACTTTCAGTTGCCGGAGAACTTATGA